In Roseicyclus marinus, the genomic window TGGTAGGAGAAGGCCAGTTCCGCGCCCTCGGCCGCCAAGGCCTTGGCGATGCCCCAGGCGATGGATTTATCATTCGCAAGACCCATGATGAGCCCGCGTTTGCCCGTCATCAAACCCATCGGTGTCCCCGTATCTGCCGCGATGCTTTTGCCGTTCTCGTAAGCCATCGCCCGGACGGCTTCAAGAGAGGCAGGCTTGCCCATGGGCTTGTCGCGGCGCTACTTGGCACCATGATGTGACACCAATGGCCATGCGAGGGAGCGGGATATGAGCGACAGGGGCGGTATTTTCGCGGGCGAGGATCCTTTCGTGATCGCGCAATCCTGGCTGAAGGAGGCGGAGGCCAGCGAGATCAACGATCCCAATGCGATCGCGCTGGCAAGTGTCGATGCCGAGGGGATGCCCAATGTGCGGATGGTGCTGCTGAAGGAGATCGAGGCCCATGGCGCAGGGCAGGGGGCCTTTGTCTTCTACACCAATTACGAGAGCGTGAAGGGGCGCGAGATCAGCGCTGCGGGCAAGGCCGCCTTTGTCATGCACTGGAAATCGCTGCATCGGCAGGTGCGGGTGCGGGGGCATGTGACGCGCGAGGACGGGCCGCAGGCGGATGCCTATTTCGCCTCGCGCTCGCTCAAGAGCCGGCTGGGGGCCTGGGCGTCGAAACAGTCGCAACCCCTGTCGGGGCGCGCGGCGTTGGTGGCCGAGGTGGCCAAGGTGACCGCACAGCACGGGCCCAACCCGGCCAGGCCGCCGCATTGGGGCGGGTTCCGCATCACGCCGGTCGAGATCGAATTCTGGGCCGACGGGGCGTTTCGCCTGCATGACCGGTTCCGCTGGACCCGTGCCGATGCGGGGTCGAGCTGGTCGGTGGCGCGGCTCAACCCGTGAGTTTTCGCGCGGTTTGATATACACCGTCAAACGAATTCACGTGGCGTGAATTTGCAAATGACTGAATCCGAACATCATTTTGTCCTTGTATGCAACGCGCCGTCACGACAAATCTAGGGTCGGGACGATACACATGAGTTTGTGAAATGGGATATGCCACCATGGCTGATGTTACGGAGAGTGCGCCGACCCAGATACGGGGACGGGTGAAGTGGTTTGATGCCGGCAAGGGCTTCGGCTTCGTGCTGAACGATGATGGTGGCGGGGACATCCTGTTGCATGCCAATGTTTTGCGGAATTTCGGACAGGGATCGGTCGCCGAAGATGCGCGGATCGTGATCCTGGCGCAGGAGACGCCGCGCGGCATCCAGGCCGTCGAGGTGCTGGAGATCGAACCCCCCGAGGGGCTGGAAGGCGATGACATCGAGGGCGGCGACGTGGCCCCCGACGTGCCCTTCGTCGCGGCACGGGTGAAATGGTTCGACAAGGCCAAGGGCTTCGGGTTTGCCAATGTCTTCGGTTTCCCCGAAGATGTGTTCGTGCATGTCGAGGTGCTGCGCCGGTTCGGCCTGGCGGATCTGCAACCGGGCGAGGCCGTGGCGATCAAGGTCGTCGAAGGACCACGCGGCAAGATGGCCGTCGAGGTGCGCAGCTGGGATTACGTCTGACCGGGGGCATCCGCGCCCGGAGCGGGGAGTGGGGATGCGTCTTGCGGTTGTGATCGCGGCCTTTGCGGCCAGTCTCGTGTTCGTGTCGGGCGGCTGGGCCCAAGCGTCGTGCAGTGCCGAACGGCTCGAGATGCGGGGCGATTTCGGCAGCGTGCGGTTCCGCGTCGTCGTGGCCGACACGCCGCAGGAGCGGGCGCAGGGCCTGATGCATGTCCCCGAGATGCCGCGCATGAGCGGGATGCTGTTCGTCTACGAACGTCCGCAGGCGGTCAGTTTCTGGATGGAAAACACGCTGATCCCGCTCGACATGATCTTTGCCGACGAGACCGGCGTGGTGCGGCGCATCCACGAGAACGCGATCCCCCTGGACCGCACGCCCATCCCCGGGGGGGAGGGCATCCAGTACGTGCTGGAGATCAATGGCGGGATGGCCGCGCTGCTGGGTCTTGGGGTGGGCGACGAGATGCGCCATCCGGCGATTGCCCAGAACCTTGCCGCCTGGCCCTGCGCCGCGGAGTGAGCCGGGGCTTTCCAAGGCGGCGCGCCCGCGCTAACAGGGCGCAAGTCGGGGCGTAGCGCAGCCTGGTAGCGCGTCTGTTTTGGGTACAGAAGGCCGTGAGTTCGAATCTCGCCGCCCCGACCAAATCCCTCTATTTGCTATCTATCGATATGTGGTGCGCTCGAACGTGTCACAACATGTTGTGGTCCTGCACTGGCCAACGGCAGCATGAGGGCGCGCGGCGGGTTGGGCGGGCCTGTGGACAAGCTTCATCCATCGCCTGACGTGCAGGGGCCAAATGTCCTGTCGGAAAGGGAAATCCGTTCGGGGGGTGGTCGCGGTCGATCTGGGGGTGAATCAGGCGCCCCGGACGGATCGGGACAGTCTTGTGATTGCAACAAAAAAAACACCCGCAGCCGTCCAAAAAAAACGTTGACCGCACCCGGCAACCTACGTCAGTTTGTGTGGGCCGACGAGCCGCCCACTAGATATGGTGGCCAGAGGCGGGGACGGGGATCTACCCATCGACATCGCGAACCAGCCTGCGGATGCGGGCGTGATTGTGCCTTCGGGTGCAAGGGGAACGCGCCTTTGGCGCGGCGCGACGGGGTTTGCCTGTTCCGAAGAGAAAGACGGTCAGAGCGCGCAGATGCTGGCAGACCGCGGATAGGGAACCGTTGGGCTAACAAGGGGCAGCCGACATGAAAATCGAACGCAGGTTCACGCGGGATGGCGCAGACGTCTACGCCGATCTGGACTTCACCACGACGACCTCCGAAATCCGCAACCCGGACGGCACGGTAGTGTTCAAGCTCGACAATGTCGAAGTGCCCGCAGGCTGGAGCCAGGTCGCATCCGACGTGATCGCGCAGAAATATTTCCGCAAGGCGGGCGTGCCGGCACGGCTAAAGCCGGTCAAGGAAAAGGGCGTTCCCGAATTCCTGTGGCGGCAGGTGGCCGACGAGGAGGCGTTGGAGACGCTGCCCGAAGAGGCGCGCTATGTCGGCGAGACCTCGGCCAAGCAGGTGTTCCGCCGTCTGGCGGGCGCATGGGCCTATTGGGGCTGGAAGGGCGGCTATTTCACCGCCGAGAGCGATGCCCGCGCCTATTTCGAGGAAATGCAGCTGATGCTGGCGCGCCAGATGGCCGCGCCCAACAGCCCGCAGTGGTTCAACACCGGCCTGCACTGGGCCTATGGCATCGACGGCCCGAGCCAGGGGCATTTCTATGTCGACTGGAAGACCGGCAAGCTGACCAAGTCGTCGAGCGCCTATGAGCATCCGCAGCCGCATGCCTGCTTCATCCAGTCCGTCGCGGACGACCTGGTGAACGAGGGCGGGATCATGGACCTGTGGGTCCGCGAGGCGCGTCTGTTCAAATACGGCTCGGGCACGGGCACCAATTTCAGCCACCTGCGTGGCGAAGGCGAGAAACTGTCGGGCGGCGGCAAGTCGAGCGGTTTGATGGGCTTCCTCAAGATCGGTGACCGGGCGGCGGGCGCGATCAAGTCGGGCGGCACCACGCGCCGCGCGGCCAAGATGGTGATCGTGGATGCAGACCACCCCGATATCGAAGCCTTCATCGACTGGAAGGTGATCGAGGAGCAGAAGGTGGCAAGCCTTGTCGCGGGCTCCAAGACGCATGAGAAGATGCTGAACGCGATCTTTGCCGCGATCGGGGCCTGGGACGGCGCGATCGAGGATGCGGTCGATCCGGCCAAGAACGAGGGCCTGAAAAAGGCGATCCGGGCCGCGAAATCGGCCGCGATCCCCGAGACCTACATCAAGCGCGTGCTGGATTACGCCAAGCAGGGCTACACCGGCATCGAATTCCCCACCTATGACACCGATTGGGACAGCGAGGCCTATTCCAGCGTCTCGGGCCAGAATTCCAACAACTCGATCCGCGTCACCGATGCCTTCCTCAAGGCGGTCGAGGAGGATGCAGATTGGAACCTCGTGAACCGGGTCGGCGGCAAGGTTGCCAAGACGATCAAGGCGCGCGAGCTGTGGGAAAAGGTCGGCCATGCGGCATGGGCCTGTGCCGATCCGGGCATCCAGTTCCATGACACGGTCAATGCCTGGCACACCTGCCCCGAGGATGGGGCGATCCGCGGCTCGAACCCGTGCTCGGAATACATGTTCCTCGACGACACGGCCTGCAACCTGGCGTCGATGAACCTGCTGACCTTCTATGCGGGCGGCAAGTTCGATGCGGAAAGCTACATCCACGCCTGCCGTCTGTGGACGCTGACGCTGGAAGTGAGCGTGATGATGGCGCAGTTCCCGTCCAAGGAGATCGCGCAACGCTCGTATGATTTCCGCACGCTGGGTCTGGGCTATGCCAATATCGGTGGCCTGTTGATGAACATGGGTCTCGGCTATGACAGCCCCGAGGGCCGCGCGATGTGCGGGGCGCTGACGGCGATCATGACCGGCGTGTCCTATGCGACGAGCGCGGAGATCGCGTCGGAACTGGGCGCTTTCCCCGGCTTTGCCAAGAACCGCGAGCACATGCTGCGCGTCATCCGCAACCACCGCGCCGCCGCCCATGGCAAGACCGACGGCTACGAGGGGGTCAACGTGAACCCGGTGGCGCTCGACCATGCCAATTGCCCCGACCGGACGCTGGTGGCGCTGGCCAAGCAGGCCTGGGACGAGGCGCTGGCCCTGGGTGAAAAGCACGGCTACCGCAATGCGCAGGCGACCGTGATCGCACCGACCGGCACCATCGGTCTGGTGATGGATTGCGACACGACCGGCATCGAGCCCGATTTCGCGCTGGTGAAGTTCAAGAAACTGGCCGGTGGCGGCTATTTCAAGATCATCAACCAGTCGGTTCCGGGTGCGCTGGAGACGCTGGGCTACAGCTCGAGCCAGATCGAAGAGATCGTCGCCTATGCCGTGGGCCATGGCACGCTGGGCCAGGCACCGGGGATCAACCATACCTCGTTGATCGGGCACGGGTTCGGCCGGGCCGAGCTGGAGAAGATCGAAGCGGCGCTGCCGTCGGCCTTCGACATCCGGTTCGTGTTCAACCAGTGGACGCTGGGGGCGGAATTCTGCACCAAGACGCTGGGCATTCCGGCCGAAAAGCTGAACGACCCGACCTTTGACATGCTGCGTCACCTGGGCTTCACCAAGGCCGAGATCGACGCTGCCAACGACCATGTCTGCGGGACCATGACGCTGGAAGGCGCGCCCTTCCTCAAGACGGAACATTACCACGTCTTTGACTGCGCCAACCCCTGCGGCAAGAAGGGCAAGCGCTACCTGGGTGTCGACGCGCATATCTACATGATGGCGGCGGCGCAGAGCTTCATCTCGGGGGCGATCTCCAAGACGATCAACATGCCCAATTCCGCGACCATCGAGGATTGCCAGAAGGCTTACGAGCTGTCCTGGTCCTTGGGCGTGAAGGCCAATGCGCTCTACCGTGACGGCTCCAAGCTGTCGCAGCCGCTGGCATCGGCGCTGGTCGAGGATGACGAGGAGGCGCAGGAGGTGCTGGAGAATGGCACCACCATGGAAAAGGCGCAGGTCATCGCCGAGAAGATCGTCGAGAAGATCGTCGTCAAGGAAGTGATCAAGGCGCATCGCGAAAAGATGCCCGACCGCCGCAAGGGCTATACCCAGAAGGCGATCGTGGGCGGCCACAAGGTCTATCTGCGGACGGGTGAATACTCGGACGGGTCGCTGGGCGAGATCTTCATCGACATGCACAAGGAAGGTGCCGGGTTCCGGGCGATGATGAACAATTTCGCCATCGCGGTGTCGGTCGGTCTTCAGTACGGCGTGCCGCTGGAGGAATTCGTGGATGCCTTCACCTTCACCAAGTTCGAACCGAGCGGGATGGTGCAGGGCAACGACTCGATCAAGAACGCGACCTCGATCCTCGACTACATCTTCCGCGAGCTGGCTGTCAGCTACCTGGACCGCACCGATCTGGCGCATGTGGCCCCGCAGGGCACGAGCTTTGACGATGTGGGCCGGGGCGCCGAGGAAGGCGTGTCGAACATCCGCGAGGTTCCCGAAAGCCGGGGGTCGACGCCGATCGAAGTGCTCAAGCAGGTCGCATCGACCGGTTATCTGCGCAAGCGCGCACCGCAGGAATTGCTGGTGTTCCAGGGCGGGGCCGATCCGGTCGCGACGCTGGAGACGCTGATACCAGAGGTGCGGGGCGGGGGCACGATTGCCGCGGTCGCCACGACCACGGCGGTGACCACCGGCACGGTCAGCATGGATGCGGCGACGCGGGCCAAGATGCAGGGCTACGAGGGCGAGGCCTGCGGCGAATGCGGCAACTACACGCTGGTCCGCAACGGCACCTGCATGAAGTGCAACACCTGCGGCGGCACGAGCGGCTGCAGCTGAGCACAGCAGATCGGGCGCGCCCCTGTCCCATGCGGGCGCGTCTGACACACGGGGTGGGTGCGCTCGCCCCTGACGCGGATCAGGCCGCAGGCAGAAACTTCGGGCGGAATATCAGAGCCTGATACGCGAAACTTGAACGGGGGGCCTTTGCCCCCCGCTTTTCTTTTGCATCAATGGGTTGTGGTGCAATCTTCAGGTTGCGGGGCGGAAGGCGAAGCCCTCGGACAGACGTTCCACCCGGCCGATGCCGCCATGGCCGCAATGGAAGCCCACGACCGCCATGTCATCCGCCGTGATCCGGTCGAACAGCGCAAGCCGCGTCTGGGCGGCCATGGCCGGATCCTGATCCGAGCCGGAGATCCATTGAGGACGGGCAAAGGCCACGTGGTCATTGCCGATCGCATCGCCCAGGATCATCGCCGCGCCATCGACCGCGAAGGCCAGATGCCCCGGTGTATGGCCGGGGGTGAGGGCGGCGGTGACGCCGGGCAGAACCTCGTCCCCGTCGGCGATGCGGGTCATGCGATCCGCGATCACCTCGAGCCGGCGCTGCGCGCCCACGGCAAAGGCCGCCCGTTCCGCGCCGATGCTGGCGACGGTGCCGTCATCCATCCAGTAGTCGAATTCGACCGCGCCCATCATGTGTTCGGCATCGGGAAAGAAGGGTTCGTCGAAATCGTCGAGCACGCCCCAGAGATGGTCGGGATGGCCATGGGTGAAGATGACATGGGTGATGTCGAAGGGATCTATCCCTGCGGCCTCCAGCGCCTCGGGCAGGCGGCCCACACCGGGCTGGAAGGTAAGGCCCGAGCCCGCATCGAAGAGCGCGAGCGTGTCGCCCCGGCGCAGGAGCGTGACATTGCAGGGCGGGGTCAGCGCCGCGCCCCGGTCGATCCCGAAACCGGACAGGAGGGGGCCAAGCTCATCCTGCGGCATGGGGCCGAAGATGAAATCGGCGGGCAATTCGAGATTGCCGTCGCTGAGCGTGATCAGCTCGGCATCGCCCAGGGTGAGAATTGTCTGGCTCCAGCCGCGACGGGGCAGGGCGCTTGCGGCCAGAAGGGCCGTGCCGGTGGCCATGAGCTGGCGGCGTGTGATGTGCATGGTCTGGGTCTCCTCCCCGTTACGGGGGGAGCCTAGCGCGGGCAACACATGCAGGAAAGCGGATATGTTGAGCTGTCATCGGCGGAAATCGGCGTCTTGTCGGTCGGTTCACCGAATCGATGCAGCTTTGCATCCCATGGTTGCATGATGGCGGCAGGGGCGCGGATGACCGGAGGGTGCGACATGCCGGGTGCAGGACAGATCGTGACGGGGGCGGCTTTGGTCGCGGCGGGCGCGCTGGCGGCCTTGTGGGTGCCGCAAGGGCTGCTGGGGGCCTTGGCGCTCTTGGCGCTTTTGCGGATCTGCTGGCTGGAGGACAATATCGTCTCGGACCTGTTCGGGCGGGACCGGCCGCCGCCGGGCTATCGCAACGCCGCTGATCTGCGCCGCGTGCTGGTGCTGCGCCTGTTGGGGATATGGCCCAAGGCCGAGGCGGAGGTTTCGGCGCACCTGGTCGCCACGGCCATGCGGACGGAGGCGCAGGTCTGGGGCTGCCTGCTGATCGCGATGGCGGCGGGTCTTGTGGCGCAACACGGTGTTTTCGGGAGCGCGATGAACCTGTGCCTTGCTGCCGTGCTGTTCGGTCTGGCGCTCAGGCGGGCGGACAGGCTGGCGCTGTCGCTGGGCCATTGCGAGGCGGGGCGCGCGCTGCCCGATCATCTGCTGGTCCCCGCGCGCCGCCGGTTGCTGGCGGAGCGCAAGCGTTAGAGCGCGTCGCGCTCATTCGCATTCACGCACCGCTCTCCAACCTTTTGATTTCGCATGTCCGGGGAGCGCAAAACCGGTTCCCACTTTTGCGCGACATGCTCTAATCAGCCGAGGTGGTGATCACGGGCTTCATGCGGGCAAGGATGTCATCGGCGAGATGGCATTTGATCTGATGCCCCTCGGCCAGGGTGCGGGTGGGGGGCACCGTGGTTTCGCAGAGATTTCCCGGCACGTCGGATTTCCAACGGCACCGGGTCTGGAACGGACAGCCGGGCGGCGGGTTCATGGCCGAGGGAATATCGCCCTCGAGCACAATATGCTGTTTCTGGACGGAGGTGTCGGCGATGGGGACAGCCGACAAGAGCGCCTCGGTATAGGGGTGATAGGGGGGGCTGAAGACCTGATCGGTGGTGCCGATCTCGACCACATGGCCCAGATACATCACCATCACCCGGTCGCTGAGATAGCGCACGATGCTCAGATCGTGGGAGATGAAGAGAAGCGTTGTCTTCTCGCGGCGCTGGATTTCCATCAGGAGGTCGGTGACGGCGGCCTGCACCGACACGTCGAGCGCGGAGACCGGTTCATCGGCCACCACGATGCGCGCACCGCCCGCAAAGGCCCGCGCGATGCCGACGCGCTGTTTCTGTCCGCCCGAGAGCTGGCGCGGCATGCGGTCGGCAAAGGCGCGGGGCAGTTTCACGAGATCGAGCAGGTCGAGCATCCGCGCCCGCCTGTCCGCGTCACTGTCGCCCACGCCGAAGATTTCGAGCGCGCGGATGATCTGGCGGCCCACGGTCATGGAGGGGTTGAGCGTGTCGAAAGGGTTCTGGAACACCATCTGGATCGAGGAGATCGTGCGCGTATCGCGCTTTTCGATCGGGATCTGTTCGATCGCGCGATTGTCGAGAAAAACACTCCCCTCGGTCGCGGTCTCGAGCCCCATCAGGACCTTGGCGAGGGTGGATTTCCCGCAGCCGCTTTCGCCCACGATGGCGAGCGTTTCGCTTTCGCGGGCCTCGAAGCTGAGGGTTTCATTGGCCTTGACCACGCGCGTCTCGCCGCCGCCGAACATGGAATTGGCCGCGACCTCGTAGTATTTGCGCAGGTTCTCGACGCGCAGCACCACGTCGCCGGCCTGCGATTTCTCGGTGCTGTCGCCGGCCGTGATCGGCGCGTCCCAGTCGATCTCGGCATGGCGCAGGCAGCGGGTGGCGTGGCGGTCGCCCTGATCGAGATCGGCCATGGGGATATCGGTGCCGTCGCACCGGCCCGATTGGAAATAGTCGCAGCGGGGACCGAAATTGCAGCCCTGCGGGCGTTCATGGGGCAGGGGGAAATTGCCGGGGATCGCCACGAGCGGGCGCGAGGTCTTGTCGGCACCGGGCAGGGGGATCGAGCGGAAGAGCGCCTGCGTATAGGGGTGGCGCATCTGGTCGAAGACATCGGTGATGGCGCCGGTTTCCACCGCCTCGCCGGAATACATCACGCAGATCCGGTCGCAGGTTTCCAGCACCAGACCCAGGTTGTGGCTGATGAAGAGCATCGAGGTGCCGTATTTCCGGCCCAGATCCTTGACCAGATCGACCACGGCCGCCTCGACCGTCACATCGAGCGCGGTGGTGGGTTCGTCGAGGATCAGGAGCGAGGGTTTCGACATCAGCGCCATGGCGATGACGATGCGCTGCTGCTGGCCGCCCGAGAGCTGGTGGGGATAGCTGCGCAGCATCCGTTCGGGATCGGGCAGGCGGACATCGGTCACGACCTCGAGGGCGCGTTTGCGGGCCTCTTCGCGGGAAATGCCCTCGTGGATCATGGGCACTTCCATCAGCTGTTCGCCGATGCGCATGGCCGGGTTCAGCGAGGCCATGGGTTCCTGGTAGATCATCGCGATCTCGCGGCCGCGGATGGCGCGCAATTCCTGCGGCGACAAGGTGTTGAGGTCGCGGCCCTTGTACTTGATCGAGCCGCCGACGATGCGCCCGTTGACGCCGAGATCCTGCATCACGCCAAGCGCCACCGTGGATTTGCCGCAACCGCTTTCGCCCACCAGACCCATCGCCTCGCCCGGCATGACGGTGCAGGAAAAATCCATCACCGCGGGGATTTCGCGCAGCCGCGTGAAGAAGGAGATCGAGAGGTTCTCGATCTCGAGGATCGGGCCGTCATAGGCCTCGGGCAGGAGGGCGCTGGCGTCGGGGGCTTGGTCGAGCATGCTCATGCTCCTTTCTGCGGGGGCGGGCAAATCTTCGTACGAAGATTTGCGGGTCGAATTTTCGTACGAAAATTCGGCATCGTCAGTCCTTCAGGCTTTCTTCGCGCAACCCGTCCGCCAAGAGGTTCAGGCCAAGAACAAGGCTCATGAGGGCAAGGGCAGGGGGAAGGGCGGGATGGGGATAGATCGTCAGGAGCCTGCGCCCCTCGTTGATGGTCGATCCCCAATCGGGGCTTTCGGGGCTGACGCCGAGGCCGAAAAAGCCCAGCGTTCCCAGAAGGATGGTGGTGTAGCCGATGCGCAGGCAGAAATCGACGATCAGGGGGCCACGCGCGTTGGGCAGCATTTCCCAGAGCATGATGTACCAAGGGCCCTCGCCGCGCGTCTGACCGGCGGCCACGTAATCGCGCGTCTTGATGTCGAGCACGATGCCCCGGACGATCCGGAAGACGGTGGGCGAATTCACGAAGACGACCGAAACGAAGACGATCAGGAGATTGCCCGGAACGTCGAAAAGATCGAGCATCTCGGGCCAGAGCCGGAAGAGACGCGGCAGTTCCGGGTCCGACGGGTTCGAGATGAGCGAGAGATAGGCCACCCCGCCGACGATCACGGTCGCCCCCACCAAGAGGTTGCGGCGCGGCGGATCGGTGCGGAAGCGCGAGTTGAAGAGCACCACGAGAAAGACGATGGGAAAGATGAACAGCACCATCGACAGGTAATTGGGAATTCCTGCGGCCACGATCTCGGGCGTGACGAGAAGGTAGAAGAGCAAGATCACCGGGAAGGCGAGGACGAGATTGGCGAGGAAGGTGATGATCGTGTCGAGCTTGCCGCCGAAATAGCCCGCGGGCAGGCCCAGCGTGATGCCGACCATGAAGGCGAAGAGCGTGGCGAGCGGCGCGATCTTGAGCACCTCGAAGGCGCCGAAGATCATCCGGCTGAAGACATCGCGCCCAAGCGCATCTCCGCCCAGGAGATACCATGCGAATTGCCCTTCGGCGGGGTTGGGAAGGGGCGTGCCCGGCACCTCGTTGCGCATCCCCGAAACCACGCTGATCGGGCCGTGGGTGGCGATCATGCCCGAAAAGATCGCGGCAAAGACCCAGAACATCACGAGGGCAAGGCCGATCATCCCGATCGGGCTGTCGAAGAGTTTGCCGTAAAGGCCGAGCTTGCGCTTGAAGGCGATGGAGAGCGCGAAAAGGGCTGCAAGGGAAACCCAGACCGGGGTGAGGCGAGCTGCAACCCCGCCGATGATGCCCGCGTGCAGCGGATCGGCCAGGAGGATGCCACCAAGGATATAGCCCAGCACCCCCAGCGCGAAGACAAGCGTTGCGAATTTCATCGCGGCCACGGCGAGATCGACAGGGGTGCGGCGCAAGGTGAGCGTGCGATCGGCGTTCACCACCACCTCGCCCGGTCTGACGCCGACGAGGCTGAGCGCAAAATTGGCGACAAAGCCCGTGGCAAAGAGCGCCGCGGAAAGCGCGAGGATGGGGTTGAGGAAGGGGCCCAGATCACCCGACCATGTGAGCGGTTCCATGGTGCGTCCCTCCTTCAGGCGATGCGGATGCGCGGGTTGAGGAAGACATATCCGATGTCGGATATGAGCTGCGTCACCAGCACGACGAACACGGCGACGATGGAACAGGCCAGAAGCAGTTCGATGTCGTTGTTGGAGGCAGCCTGTACCAGCGTCCAGCCAAAGCCGTTGTAGTTGAAGAGCGTCTCGACGATCACCACGCCCGTCAAAAGCCACGGGAATTGCAGCATGATCACGGTGAAGGGCGCGATCAGCGCGTTGCGGAGCGCGTGTTTGAGCACGATGTTGCGGAAGCTCACGCCCTTGAGCCGCGCGGTGCGGATGTATTGGGCGGTCATCACCTCGGCCATGGAGGCGCGCGTCATCCGCGCGATATAGCCCATGCCGTAAAGGGCGATGGTCATCACGGGCAGGGTGAAGTTCCAGAAGGTGACATCATCCATCGCGCTGCGGGCCGAGCCAAGGAACAGCGTGCCGCTGTCAAGCCAGCCCCATTCGACCAGAAGCGGCGACAGCCCGATCTGGGAGGAGGCCAGAAGCACGATCAAGATGACGCCCGAGACATATTCGGGCGTGGCCGTCGAGGCGATGGAGAGTGTCGAGAGGGATCGATCCAGCCGCGAGCCTTCGCGCATGCCTGCCAGAACGCCCACGAAAAGCGCCGAGGGCACCATGACGGCAAAGGCCCAGAACATCAGGATGCCGGTGAGCTGCAAGCGCCCGCCGATGATGTTGGACACCTCGTCGGCCGAAACGGTGGAATAGCCCAGATCGCCCTGCAGGAGACCGCAGAAACGGTCCGCATCCTCGGGGGCCTGTCCGTCTTCGAGGCAGCGGCCGCGCCATTCGCCGGTCACCGGGTCTTCGCGCAGCCAACCGGGCACCACGCCCAGCCATTCGCCGTAGCGCATCACCAGGGGGCCGCCATAGCCGTTGCGGTCGAGCCAGGAGATCACCTCGGCATCGCTCATGCGGGCGTTGCCCTGGGTCTTGGCCAGTTTCTCGAGGTTGGGGGCGAGATTGGTGAGGAAGAAGACCACGAAGGTCAGGCACAGGGCCGTGAGAGCCATCACGCCGATCCGGCGGAGGATGAAGAACGCCATCGATTTTCCCTGTCATTGCGGCCCGTCTTGCGGGTCTTTTGGGAGGGTCCGCCGGGGGCGGGCCATCCGGTCGCTGGGCTGTGGGAGACGGGCGGGGTGCAAGCCCCCGCCCGGTCCGGATCAGGCCGAAAGGCCGAGATGGTGGATGTTGATCTCGAACTTCGGATGCATGTCGGCGTTCACGACGCCCGGACGGTAATGCCGGAACAGCGAGCGCCAGTAGGGCACGATGGT contains:
- the pdxH gene encoding pyridoxamine 5'-phosphate oxidase, giving the protein MSDRGGIFAGEDPFVIAQSWLKEAEASEINDPNAIALASVDAEGMPNVRMVLLKEIEAHGAGQGAFVFYTNYESVKGREISAAGKAAFVMHWKSLHRQVRVRGHVTREDGPQADAYFASRSLKSRLGAWASKQSQPLSGRAALVAEVAKVTAQHGPNPARPPHWGGFRITPVEIEFWADGAFRLHDRFRWTRADAGSSWSVARLNP
- a CDS encoding cold-shock protein translates to MADVTESAPTQIRGRVKWFDAGKGFGFVLNDDGGGDILLHANVLRNFGQGSVAEDARIVILAQETPRGIQAVEVLEIEPPEGLEGDDIEGGDVAPDVPFVAARVKWFDKAKGFGFANVFGFPEDVFVHVEVLRRFGLADLQPGEAVAIKVVEGPRGKMAVEVRSWDYV
- a CDS encoding DUF192 domain-containing protein is translated as MRLAVVIAAFAASLVFVSGGWAQASCSAERLEMRGDFGSVRFRVVVADTPQERAQGLMHVPEMPRMSGMLFVYERPQAVSFWMENTLIPLDMIFADETGVVRRIHENAIPLDRTPIPGGEGIQYVLEINGGMAALLGLGVGDEMRHPAIAQNLAAWPCAAE
- a CDS encoding vitamin B12-dependent ribonucleotide reductase encodes the protein MKIERRFTRDGADVYADLDFTTTTSEIRNPDGTVVFKLDNVEVPAGWSQVASDVIAQKYFRKAGVPARLKPVKEKGVPEFLWRQVADEEALETLPEEARYVGETSAKQVFRRLAGAWAYWGWKGGYFTAESDARAYFEEMQLMLARQMAAPNSPQWFNTGLHWAYGIDGPSQGHFYVDWKTGKLTKSSSAYEHPQPHACFIQSVADDLVNEGGIMDLWVREARLFKYGSGTGTNFSHLRGEGEKLSGGGKSSGLMGFLKIGDRAAGAIKSGGTTRRAAKMVIVDADHPDIEAFIDWKVIEEQKVASLVAGSKTHEKMLNAIFAAIGAWDGAIEDAVDPAKNEGLKKAIRAAKSAAIPETYIKRVLDYAKQGYTGIEFPTYDTDWDSEAYSSVSGQNSNNSIRVTDAFLKAVEEDADWNLVNRVGGKVAKTIKARELWEKVGHAAWACADPGIQFHDTVNAWHTCPEDGAIRGSNPCSEYMFLDDTACNLASMNLLTFYAGGKFDAESYIHACRLWTLTLEVSVMMAQFPSKEIAQRSYDFRTLGLGYANIGGLLMNMGLGYDSPEGRAMCGALTAIMTGVSYATSAEIASELGAFPGFAKNREHMLRVIRNHRAAAHGKTDGYEGVNVNPVALDHANCPDRTLVALAKQAWDEALALGEKHGYRNAQATVIAPTGTIGLVMDCDTTGIEPDFALVKFKKLAGGGYFKIINQSVPGALETLGYSSSQIEEIVAYAVGHGTLGQAPGINHTSLIGHGFGRAELEKIEAALPSAFDIRFVFNQWTLGAEFCTKTLGIPAEKLNDPTFDMLRHLGFTKAEIDAANDHVCGTMTLEGAPFLKTEHYHVFDCANPCGKKGKRYLGVDAHIYMMAAAQSFISGAISKTINMPNSATIEDCQKAYELSWSLGVKANALYRDGSKLSQPLASALVEDDEEAQEVLENGTTMEKAQVIAEKIVEKIVVKEVIKAHREKMPDRRKGYTQKAIVGGHKVYLRTGEYSDGSLGEIFIDMHKEGAGFRAMMNNFAIAVSVGLQYGVPLEEFVDAFTFTKFEPSGMVQGNDSIKNATSILDYIFRELAVSYLDRTDLAHVAPQGTSFDDVGRGAEEGVSNIREVPESRGSTPIEVLKQVASTGYLRKRAPQELLVFQGGADPVATLETLIPEVRGGGTIAAVATTTAVTTGTVSMDAATRAKMQGYEGEACGECGNYTLVRNGTCMKCNTCGGTSGCS
- a CDS encoding MBL fold metallo-hydrolase, whose protein sequence is MHITRRQLMATGTALLAASALPRRGWSQTILTLGDAELITLSDGNLELPADFIFGPMPQDELGPLLSGFGIDRGAALTPPCNVTLLRRGDTLALFDAGSGLTFQPGVGRLPEALEAAGIDPFDITHVIFTHGHPDHLWGVLDDFDEPFFPDAEHMMGAVEFDYWMDDGTVASIGAERAAFAVGAQRRLEVIADRMTRIADGDEVLPGVTAALTPGHTPGHLAFAVDGAAMILGDAIGNDHVAFARPQWISGSDQDPAMAAQTRLALFDRITADDMAVVGFHCGHGGIGRVERLSEGFAFRPAT